A genomic window from Equus caballus isolate H_3958 breed thoroughbred chromosome 5, TB-T2T, whole genome shotgun sequence includes:
- the OR10X1E gene encoding olfactory receptor family 10 subfamily X member 1E isoform X1, translated as MKINQTILQEFILVGFSVYPHVQTFLFVVFFCLYLLTLTGNLAIIGLTWLDRALHSPMYLFLSALSFSETCYTLTIIPKMLADLLAKSRSISVIGCGLQMCFFLGLGGTNCIILTLMGYDRFLAICNPLRYPLLMTNMACGQLVASAWAGGFFISLIETALIFKGSFCSPNLVKHFFCHMRAVVRLNCLDSDLTEFIVTVISVSGLLGTFLLIILTYVFILSTVLRIPSAEGKQKAFSTCASHITVVIIHFGFASIVYLKPEASGGDDTLIAVPYTVITPFLSPLIFSLRNKNVKTAFGKVLGKARYLYK; from the coding sequence ATGAAGATCAACCAGACAATCCTGCAGGAATTCATTCTTGTTGGCTTTTCTGTTTACCCACATGTACAGACATTCCTCTTTGTGGTCTTCTTTTGCCTCTACCTTCTCACTCTCACAGGTAACCTGGCCATCATAGGTCTTACTTGGTTGGACAGAGCTCTCCACAGCCCCATGTACCTCTTCCTCAGTGCACTCTCCTTCTCTGAGACCTGCTACACACTGACCATCATCCCCAAGATGCTGGCAGATCTTCTGGCCAAAAGTAGAAGCATTTCAGTCATAGGTTGTGGCTTGCAGATGTGTTTCTTCTTGGGACTTGGTGGCACTAATTGTATCATCCTTACATTGATGGGCTATGATCGCTTCTTGGCCATCTGCAACCCTCTCAGATATCCACTGCTTATGACCAACATGGCATGTGGACAATTGGTGGCCTCTGCTTGGGCTGGAGGCTTCTTTATATCTCTGATAGAGACTGCACTGATATTCAAGGGCTCTTTCTGCAGCCCCAACcttgtcaaacactttttctgtCATATGCGGGCAGTTGTGAGGCTGAATTGTCTAGACAGTGACCTCACAGAATTTATTGTAACTGTGATCTCAGTGTCAGGCTTGCTGGGCACATTCCTGCTCATCATCCTAACTTATGTTTTCATCCTTTCCACTGTCCTCAGGATCCCTTCAGCTGAGGGCAAGCAGAAGGCATTttccacctgtgcctcccacaTCACAGTGGTCATCATCCACTTTGGCTTTGCATCTATTGTTTATCTGAAGCCTGAAGCCTCAGGGGGAGATGACACACTGATAGCAGTTCCTTACACTGTCATTACCCCTTTCCTCAGCCCCCTCATTTTCAGCCTCAGGAATAAGAACGTGAAGACTGCTTTTGGAAAGGTGCTTGGAAAGGCAAGATACTTGTATAAATAG